A portion of the Penaeus monodon isolate SGIC_2016 chromosome 28, NSTDA_Pmon_1, whole genome shotgun sequence genome contains these proteins:
- the LOC119591394 gene encoding riboflavin kinase-like isoform X2, giving the protein MAALRRGLPHFAVGCVVKGFGRGSKELGIPTANFPEHVVEKLPEEISTGIYFGWAKVDNGPTLKMVMSIGWNPYYNNKKKSMETHIMHVFENDFYGSELKVVMLGYIRPEENYNSLDELIKAIKNDIAEADRQLSLPEHLVYKDHAFFTGKSVPQTNGSISNGIIANGKVNGHGETENQVNGNCNHTG; this is encoded by the exons ATGGCTGCCTTGAGGAGAGGTCTACCGCACTTCGCTGTCGGGTGTGTCGTCAAAGGCTTCGGGAGAGGCTCGAAGGAACTCGGAATTCCTACAG CCAATTTTCCCGAGCATGTGGTAGAGAAACTGCCAGAGGAGATCAGCACCGGCATCTACTTTGGGTGGGCAAAAGTCGACAACGGACCTACCCTGAAGATGGTTATGAGCATCGGATGGAACCCTtactataacaacaaaaagaaatcaaTG GAAACACACATCATGCATGTCTTCGAGAACGACTTCTATGGATCTGAGCTGAAAGTGGTCATGCTGGGATATATTCGCccagaagaaaattataattctCTCG ATGAACTAATAAAAGCAATCAAAAATGACATAGCTGAAGCAGACAGACAGCTCTCTCTTCCAGAACATTTAGTGTACAAGGACCATGCCTTTTTCACAGGGAAGTCAGTCCCACAAACTAATGGATCTATAAGTAATGGAATTATTGCCAATGGAAAAGTGAATGGGCATGGAGAAACAGAAAATCAGGTCAACGGTAACTGCAATCACACTGGCTGA
- the LOC119591394 gene encoding riboflavin kinase-like isoform X1, whose protein sequence is MAALRRGLPHFAVGCVVKGFGRGSKELGIPTANFPEHVVEKLPEEISTGIYFGWAKVDNGPTLKMVMSIGWNPYYNNKKKSMEIYIFQETHIMHVFENDFYGSELKVVMLGYIRPEENYNSLDELIKAIKNDIAEADRQLSLPEHLVYKDHAFFTGKSVPQTNGSISNGIIANGKVNGHGETENQVNGNCNHTG, encoded by the exons ATGGCTGCCTTGAGGAGAGGTCTACCGCACTTCGCTGTCGGGTGTGTCGTCAAAGGCTTCGGGAGAGGCTCGAAGGAACTCGGAATTCCTACAG CCAATTTTCCCGAGCATGTGGTAGAGAAACTGCCAGAGGAGATCAGCACCGGCATCTACTTTGGGTGGGCAAAAGTCGACAACGGACCTACCCTGAAGATGGTTATGAGCATCGGATGGAACCCTtactataacaacaaaaagaaatcaaTG GAAATTTACATCTTCCAGGAAACACACATCATGCATGTCTTCGAGAACGACTTCTATGGATCTGAGCTGAAAGTGGTCATGCTGGGATATATTCGCccagaagaaaattataattctCTCG ATGAACTAATAAAAGCAATCAAAAATGACATAGCTGAAGCAGACAGACAGCTCTCTCTTCCAGAACATTTAGTGTACAAGGACCATGCCTTTTTCACAGGGAAGTCAGTCCCACAAACTAATGGATCTATAAGTAATGGAATTATTGCCAATGGAAAAGTGAATGGGCATGGAGAAACAGAAAATCAGGTCAACGGTAACTGCAATCACACTGGCTGA